Below is a genomic region from Rouxiella chamberiensis.
GACACCCGCTCCGGCGAATACGTTTCCCGCGTTAAGTGATCGACCGCTTAATTCGCAGCAACGTATGACGCGTAGCGCCACGGTGAGACGTTTCCGCCGTGGTGCCTACGTGTGAACTTCCGGTTTTTGGATTACGAGTACAATGTTGAACAAGATGTTGTTGATCGTGGTTTCAGTGCTGGCGTTGGCGATCCTGAGCGGTTGCAACACGGTTCACGGCTTTGGTGAAGACATACAACACCTCGGCGGCGCTATCTCCAGAGTAGGCTGACATCGCGTCGGCCTTTTTTGTGCTCGTCTTCTCTTTTTGTCCTAAATTTCTACAGCTTGCTCCCCCCTTCGCAAAGTTAACTACACTTAAGTCGTCTTACTTTACATTCTCTTATAGGAAGGATTTTTATATGCTGAAGAAAAGTATTCTTACTCTGGTTTCTGTCGTTGTACTTTCCAGCCTGCTGAGCGCCTGTAATACTACTCGCGGCGTGGGCGAAGATGTGTCGTCAGGCGGTAATGCGATTCAAAGAGCAGCCCAATAACGCAGCAAGGGGTGACGACCTATTAAAATGTCACCCCCTTTCCCCTCTATTGCACGGCTTTCGACTGATTAACCCAGACCAGCTTGTTGATATCGAAACCGTAGCCCTGCGCCGTCTCCAGCAGTTGCTGCTTCACACCTTCGTCCAGTTTTGGCGCGCGTGACAAGATCCACAGATAGCTTTTGTCAGGCCCGCAAACCAGCGCATACTGGTAATCCTTGTCGAGCACAATAACGTTGTAGCCGCCATAGAATGGCCCAAAGAAGGACACCTTAAGCGCCGCACGTGACGTCGGGCCGGTGAAATAGCCTTTGCCTTCGCTTTGCTGCCATTTGTTTTTCTGCGGATTGAAACCCCGATTGATAACCTTTACGCCGCCGTCGTCGCGCAGGCTGTAATTGGCCGTCACCTGCTCCAGACCGCTTTCGAAGCCGTGATCAAGACGGGCAATCTCGTACCAGCTCCCAAGATAGCGATTGAGTTCAAAATTATTGACCACTTTGACGTTGTCAGGCGGTGTAACGGCACAACCGACTGAAAGCAGTGCAGAAATAAAAACGCCCATTTTGGACAAGATACGCATAGTCTTCCCTTTCTGATGTAGAAGTTTAAGTGTAGCCAACGGAAATTTGTTTGCCCGAGGGGATGCGAGTAGACTGCATGCCCTGTCTGATATCGGAGTAAGTAATCATGAGCGAAACAGCAAGCTGGCAACCCAGTGCATCTATCGCCAATTTGTTGAAGCGTGCGGCAATCCTGGCTGAAATTCGACGTTTTTTCAGCGATCGCGGCGTTCTGGAGGTGGAAACACCGACCATGAGCCAGGCGACGATCACCGACATTCATCTGTTTCCTTTTGAGACGCGCTTCGTCGGGCCGGGCGCTGCCGAGGGCATGACCCTCTACATGATGACCAGCCCGGAATACCACATGAAACGTCTGCTTGCCGCGGGCAGCGGGCCAATTTTCCAGATGGGGCGCAGCTTCCGTAACGAAGAGGCAGGGCGCTATCACAACCCTGAATTCACCATGCTCGAATGGTATCGTCCGCGTTATGACATGTATCGACTGATGAACGAGATGGATGACCTGCTGCAACAGATCCTCGATTGCGATACCGCCGAAACGGTTTCCTATCAGCAGATCTTTATCCGCCATCTCGAGGTCGATCCTTTGTCGGCCGACAAGGCGCAGCTGCGCGAAGCGGCGGCCAAGCTGGATCTTTCCAATATTGCCGATGAAGAAGAGGATCGCGACACGCTGCTGCAACTGCTGTTTGCAATGGGCGTGGAGCCGCACATTGGTCGCGACAAGCCGACTTTTGTTTACCATTTCCCGGCAACGCAGGCGTCGCTTGCAGAAATCAGCACCGAAGATCACCGCGTGGCCGAGCGCTTCGAGGTGTATTACAAAGGGGTAGAGCTTGCCAACGGTTTCCGTGAACTGACCGACGGTCGCGAACAGCGTCAGCGTTTCGAGCAGGATAACCGCAAACGTGCGGCCAGAGGATTACCGCAGCATCCCATCGACCAGAACCTGCTGGCGGCGCTGGAGCACGGCATGCCGGAGTGTTCGGGCGTGGCGCTGGGCGTTGACCGACTGGTGATGATTGCGCTGGGCGCTGAAAGCCTGAGTGATGTGCTGGCCTTCCCGGTCACCCGCGCCTAGGTTCTTGCCGGTTCAGGCACGCCAGACACAAGAAAAGGGCTGATAACGTATCAGCCCTTTTTTATTGCCATTTCCGGTCTGTTCTTGCGAACCTGTTTTAGAAGCTGTAATTCACGCCCAGACGGACGCTGACATCGTTGCGAATATCACCGGCATGCGTGTAAACACCGGAATTCAGATTCAGATTATGAGTGACGGCAGCGTTCAGGCCCGCTCCCATTGTCATGACTTTACGGATTTTGCCTGCATTTAGCTGATAATCGCCATTTTTGTCGGCAGAAGTTGCCTTGATAGCGGTGTTATCGTGGAATTCCTGCGTATAGCTGACGTCGGCCCAGGGCATCAGTTTAATGCTTTTCACTTCTACCTTGCCGGTAAGGCGCGTACCGATGCCCGCATAGCTCGAACCACTGTGATTTCTGGCGAATTTGACATGGCTGTTGGCAAACGCGTCAGCGGTGGCTTTATCCATGCCGAGCAAGGCATAAGGCTGTACCGAGACGGTTTGGCTCAGCAGGATGTTCACGCCCGAGCGCAACTCTGCACGCAGAACATTGCCTTTATAACCGCTGTTGAGGTGTTCCTTGAGGCCGGTGGTTGAATCGCCGACATTGTTGCTGCTGGCGGAATAACGCAGTTGGCCGTAGCTGAGATTGGCATTGGTAAACAGGCTCCAGGTGCGATTTTGCAGCGCCTGCTGCCAACCGCCGTAAAGACTGTAGAAGTTGCCGGTCACGTGGTTGTTGAAGTCGCCGGCGATAGAGACGTGAGTCAACTTGTTCTTCACCTGGCCGATAGCCAATCCGGTCGTCACACTGCTGCCGTTGCCGAGTTTCCACGTCCAGTCAGCGCCGCTGTTCAGGCCCTGCAAGGTGCTGTGGGCGTCGGTATTGCCCTTTAAATTGGCATCCTGATAGAGATAATCGCCCCATAGACTGGCTCCTTCCCGCACGCCGTAGAACAGGTTGCCTGCGTTCAGGACATTCAGGCGATTGGCGATACTGTCGGTCACTGCCGCCGCCGAGGCTTTGGCACCGTCGAGACCCGCAATGGCACTTTTCACATCACTGGCCAGTTCGGTACGTTTCACCGACAGGATTAGCTCCTGCTGTGCCGCCGCACCTTTGGATTTCGCCGTGGTGTCCAGCGTCGAGAGGGCAAGGCGATCGTTGTAGGCACCGCTGCGCGCGGATACCGCCTGCTGCCCGTTGCCGAAAGCCGTTTTCACCGTTGCGCCTTTCGTCATCGTCAATTGCGTCAGCGCATGATTTCCGGTCGTCGTGTCTTTGGAAAGTCGAGTGACGGTAAGGGCATTTGCGCCTGAAACCTTGGTGGCCACAAGACGATCGCTGGTGTTCATGCCGAGAACACTGTGATTCAGATGGGTAGTCACCAGGGCGCTATTGCCGTTCATGGCAATGTGCATATCTTTCGGTTCGGAGGTCACGACCTGACCCTTGTCACCGATTGAAAGGTTTTGCACGCCGCTAATCTTACCCCAGTAAGTGCTGTTATCGCCGATAACCATGTCCGTCTGGCTGCCGGTATCGGCCATGACGTCCGCATAGACGCCAGAGTTATCCGATACCGTCAGCAGGTTTTTGCCGCTGCCAAAATAGATACGGCCATAGTAGGTGGCGTTGTGGGTAACGAAAATGCTGGCACCTTTCGCGCCCATGACCTTGATGACGCCATCTTGTTGCGAATCGCTGATATCCACCGCCGCCTTGCCCCCGGCATTGATAAAGATATCGCCGACATAGAGGCTCTTATGGGCAATAAACAGGTCGGTATCACCGGTGCTGTCCAACGTGATATCCCCTAAAACAACGCTGTTATCCAGAGAGACATGGTTTTCCTTGGCACCGAAGGCATAAATGGCATCGTTACTGAGAGTGTAATCGGCAGACGACAAATTCAAATAAGGATCAAGCTGTGAATTTTTTAGAGCAATGCTGTTAATGGCATTGCCATGTAGATTAATCGTGCCGTTGGTCAATAAACTGTCATCGAGAAGGATATTTTTATTACCGGTGCCGCTGGCATCAATACTGCCGTTGATAATACTTTTATGGGTGGCGGAGACGATTAATTCGCCGTTATCTTCAGGGTCCTGCCAAATAGCGGACCCCTGCATATAATCTTTATTCTTGACGACCGCATTGACGGGTTTGTCATCGTATTTCAGGCCATTCTGCTGGCCGTTTAACATGGCGTTATCGAGCACCACGGTAATATCGGTTTTTTTACCTCTGTCGCCGGCTTCAATCATATCTGTTTTACTGCCCGGCAATAAATAGACGCTGGCAGCGCCTCCGGTGCTCAGGTTGATATAGTGATCCCCAAGCTGTGTACCGGCAACGATCAGCTCCTGCCTGTCGTTGGCATCTCGGGTCGGGCCTGAAAAATAGACATTATGATTGGCTGCTGCATGGGCAACCACGGCGGCGTTGCCGTTAAGATGCGCCATATTCCAGTTTTCGTTGCGGTTATTGGCACTGTTATTTAAGGTCAGATCGCTAACCTGTCTGGAAATATCCTTGACGACCGGGGTTGCCGCAGAAGCCTGGCCTGCCGCCATGAATGACGACGTTGCCAGCAAAATACATCGGGTCAGAGTTGAAAGACGCATACCGTTGTGCATTTATAATCCTTGAAATTTTAGCCTGATATTTCGTAATGCCAACTGACAAGTTCGCAAAACTGGAGAGTATTAACTCGGATTTGATGCGGCTATTTTCGAGGATATTTAATGACAGGGATATCGTACTAGTAAGGAAAGAGACAAGGGGGTTTAGGGGATATTTAACCGGTAATTATATTTTAATTAATATATTGCCGAGGTCGGGCTAAAACGACTTTCCCCGGCCGACATTCATCAGCCGGGGAAAGCGAGGCGGGCAGTTAGAGATCGCCCGTGTTTCGTGGACCGCCGCTGCTCAGGGTTGCGCTATTGCCGTTTTGCGCGCGGTTCATGGTTTCCATCCGCACCTGGAAAGGCGGGAACGGCAGGGTGATGCCATGCTCGCGGAATCCGGCCAGAATCAGCTGGTGGATTTCATGGCGCAGCGGCATACGATGTGCCATTTCCGCCGCATGCATACGCAGCTCGAAAATCTGGATCCCCTGCTGTAAATCGACCAGATAGGCTTCCGGCGCGGGCGTATCGAGCACCAGTGAACACTTGCGTGCCGCCTGCGTCAGGATAGACGTCACCTCTTCGCTGTTGGCATCGATAGGGGCCGGAACACTCAACACCACGCGCGTTACCGAGTCTGACAGCGACCAGTTGATGAACTGCTCGGTGATAAAGGCCTTGTTCGGCACGATAATCTCTTTGCGGTCCCAGTCGACAATCGTTGTGGCACGGGTATTGATTTTGGTCACACTGCCCGTGAGATTGCGGATGGTCACCGTGTCGCCGATACGGATAGGCTTTTCAAACAGGATCATCAGGCCCGAGATAAAGTTGGCGAAGATCTCCTGCAACCCGAAGCCCAGTCCGACGCCCATTGCCGCGACCAGCCACTGTAGCTTGCCCCATTCTATCCCGAGCATCGAGAAGCCCGTCAGGCCGCCTATCAGCAGCACCGCGTATTTGGTGATAGTCAGCGCGGCGTAACCGGTGCCCGGGGTCAAGTCCAGATGCTGAAGCAACGCAAGTTCCAGCAGGGCAGGCAGGTTACGCACCAGTTGCGTGGTAATAATCAGCACCAGAATCGCGATGAGCACATGGCCGAGCGTAATCGGCTGCATGCTTTCGACGCCCTGCGTGGTAGAAGAAACATCCCACAACTTGATGTTTTCAAGGAATGAAAACGCCGAGTGAATTTCGGACCACAGGAAGATAACCGACACCAGCGCCACCATGGCCAGCAGTGAGCGCACCAGCCGTAATGACTGCGAACTGATAACGTCGAGATCAACGACCGGCTCTTCGATTTCCACCGCTCCTTCGTTGCTGCTCGCAAGCGTTGATTCCTCTTCACCGCGCACGCGCTGCGAAATAATCTCGGCGCGACGCTGCTTGGCACGTTCGAAGGCAATCTTGCGCCGCTGAATCAGCATCCAGCGGCGGATAATGTGATACACCACCAGCAGCAGGAACCAGATAGCCAGCGAGGTTTCCAGACGCGCCAGCAGCGCCTGCGAGGTGGCCAGATACCCGAGCATCGAGGCAAACGCGGCAATCAGCGGCGCGCTCAGCATCATCCACCACAGCGTGCTGTTCAGCATGTTCTCGCCGTTGCCCTGTTTGTCGAGATACAGCGGAATACCGGCGCGTTTAAGGCTCTGTGTCACCAGACTCAGCAGCACGCAAAGCACGATGAAGCACAGACGCCCCAAGGTATTGGAAAACTCGCGATCGTTGAGATTATCAAAGGTAATCAGCGCCATAATCAGCGGCACGATCAGCCAGATTGACAGCTGATAGTAGCGCAGCGCGCGGGAAACACGGCGCTGCGGCCAGTTGAAATGGGTGATGAACAACCCTTTCGGGTGCGCCAGATAGTGACTTATCATAAACAGCCACAGCACCGGCAGGGTCGCGGTCACGCCGTCGCCGATGGCAACCGCAATCGGGAACGGCCATGCGCTCTGCAATCCATAGCCCAGTGCGGCCCACAGGACGGGCAGGGGCAGGGCGACCAGAATCGACCAGAATACCGTACGCGCGGTCAGCGAGAAGTGATCCTGCGTGACCTTGCCGACGCGGCTGCTGGCGCGGTCCAGAAAGTTGTAGTAATGCCGACGCGAACTGACGCTGACAATCACCAGAATCAAGGCGCCAAACAGCGGCATCAGGGTTTCTTTGCTGGTGACCATCATGACCGAGGCCTTGCCGAGCTGGGAAAGCGTGTCGAGCGACAGCAGACGATTCAGGTCATGCATGGTCTGCAACGGATAGTTGAAGCTCAGCGGACTGACATCGGCGACCCAGAACAGATAACGGTGCGCCGCATCGGTGATGTCTTTGAGGGCATCCACCAGCTGCGTATTGGCGACTTTCAGCTTGGTCAGCTCGAGGATCTGCGAGTCACAGCCCGAAAGCAGCGAATTCAGCAGATCGGCCTGGGTTCTCAGCTGTGCCTGTAAAATTCTTTGCTGCGCGGTGCTCAGCGGCTGGCCATCGTCCTGACGTCCCTGACGGTACTGCTGCTGTTTGCCGAGCAGGTCTTCATAGTGCAGACGCTGAACGCGTAACTGCCCCATTTCGCTGTCGAGCTGTTGCGGTTTCGGCATTTCGGGCAGTTTGGCTACCTGCGCGCGCAGGGTTTCACCCAGCAGCGGCGAGGCGTCCAGCCATTGCGCCTGTTCGCGGATAGTGCTCAGCGCCTGACGAACCTGCAGCGTTTGCGCGGCGGCCTGTCTTTGCTGCGAGGAGATGAGATCCATACGCTGCGCCTGCTGGTTCAGCGCCAGCGACAGCTCGCGGTTGGCCTGCAACTGTTCGGTAATCGATTTTGGCTGCTCGCCGCTCTGCTCGGCCAGCTGTTCGGTTTTCTCGAGTGCCGTTTCGGCCTCTTTCTGTCGCTGGCTGTTCAGGTTGTTACGCAGCGTTTGCAGCTGTTCGTCGAGACGATCGTGACGGGTCTTGTAAAGTTCGGCGCGAATGCGCGACAGTTCCTGCCGATTGCTGGCGGAAAGCTGCGCCAGTTCCAGCTCGTCGACGCGTGCCTTGCGGGCGGTAGACTCGGCTTGCAGGGCCTTGAGTTTGGCCTGCGCCAGCGCAGAGTTGTTATTGCTGAAACTTTGCAGGCGCTGATCGACATCGGCCAGCGCGTTGCGGGCTTCGGACTGCTGTTGCGGCAACTGGCTCAGGGAGTCACTGATATCGCGTGAACGGTCCTGCTCCTGACGCAGCTGACGAGCCTCTTCCAGTAACTGGCTGCTGACCTGCAGAATCTGCTGGTCGAGTTCGGTGCTGGAGAGCGTCTCGTCGACCGGCAGGGGTTTGTCGCTCTGGGCTTTCAACTCCTGACGCAGGCTCTGCGTCAGGCGCGGGAAGTCGTCAATGACCGTCTGATATTGCCCCGAACGGGCCAGCGAGGCACGAGATTCACTCAGCCAGTTGATGGCATTTTGCAGCGACTCGACTATCTGCGCCTGGTTGGCCGACTCCTTGTTGGCTTCGGCTTGTTTTAATTCCTGCTGGAGCTGGTCTTCTGAAAGCGCGGCGTTGGCGCATAAAGGCAGCGCCAACAGCAAACTCACCAACAGAGAGGGGATCAGGCGCACTGACTTATTCCTTTCAAATAACTAAAAAACAGCGTTTGTCTTAAACAACCACGTCTGGGGTAACGGGTTCGGCTCGGGGCAAACGAACGGCTTCGGCAAAGGGTTCGCCCATGCGGGTGACAGTGCCGTTTTTCAGCTGCGGCATAAAAGTCACCTGATTGGCGGCAAACAGGTTGATAACGGTGGAACCCAGCTTGAAGCGGCCCATCTCCTGACCTTTTTCCAGTGCGATCGCGCCTTCCGTACCGGCTGCCGGATAGGTCCAGCGCTTGATGATGCCTTCGCGCGGCGGCGTAATCTGGCCTGCCCAGACGGTTTCGATGCTGCCGACGATGGTCGCGCCGACCAGAATCTGCACCATCGGGCCGAATTCGGTATCGAAGACGCAGATAACGCGCTCGTTGCGGGCAAACAGGTTGGGCACGTTGGCTGCCGTCAGCGGGTTTACGGAGAACAGGTCGCCGGGCACGTAGGTCATTTCACGCAGCACGCCGTCGCACGGCATATGCACGCGGTGATAATCACGCGGGGCCAGGTAGGTCGTGGCAAACAGGCCTTCGCGGAACTGTTCTGCCAACTGATAGTTACCCGCCAGCAGCGCTTCGAGCGAGTAGAAATGGCCTTTCGCCTGGAACAGATTGTTGTCGACAATCGCCCCGAGCTGGCTGATGGCGCCGTCGGCCGGCAGACACAGCATGTCCAGACCGCTGACCACCGGACGCGCACCGGCACGCAGCGGGCGCACGAAGAAATCGTTGAAGGTCGGGTAGGCGGAGAATTTAGGGTCTAGCGCTTCTTTCATGTCGACTTTGTAGTAGCTGGCGAAGGCTTTGATAACCCACTGGGTCAGCGTGGCGGCGCGGCGTTCGGCACCCCAGCCTGCCAGACGGGTCAGGCCTTGTTTCGGCAGCAGGTATTGAAGTTTTATTTTGATTTTGTCTAACACGGATTACCCTCTCGAAAATGGAGACCCGGTATCATTCCTGCTGTAACGCGAAATGGCCGGGATCTCTGCCGCAAAGGGCGGCAGAAACAATAATGAAAACGAGCAGCAAAAAGCGGCCCGAAGATTTTAAAGGAACTGACGGCAATTATCAGAGGCTGTCGAAGTTTTTACGCGTTTTTACATCGACCATGCTCTCGAGGATGCGATGATAGTTGTCAAAACGCTCCTCGGCGATTTCGCCCTTGTCTACCGCTTCGCGAATGGCACAGCCGGGATCGCTGCCGTGTTTGCAGTCGCGGAACTTGCAGTAGCCGAGATACGGACGAAACTCGACAAAGCCTTGCGTGATCTGCTCGGCGGCCAGATGCCAAAGACCGAATTCGCGCACGCCCGGGGAGTCGATGACGTCGCCGCCGTGCTGGAAGTGGTACAAACGCGCCGCCGTGGTGGTGTGCTGACCCAGACCGGAGTTGTCGGAGACATCGTTCACCAGAATCTGTTTCTCTTCCGGCGGCAGCAGGGCGTTGAGCAGGCTGGATTTACCCACGCCAGACTGACCCGCAAAGATGCTGATGCGCCCGGTCAGCGCGGCGATGAACTCTTCCATGCCTTCGCCGGTATAGCTTGAGACTTCCAGTACGCGGTAATTGATATGGCGGTAGATATCCATCATCTGCGCGACAAATTTGCGGCTTTCGTCGTCCAGCAGGTCAATCTTGTTCAGCACGATAAGCGGCTCGACCTCGACCGTTTCACAGGCTACCAGATAGCGGTCGATGATATTGAGAGACAGCTCGGGAAGAATGGCAGAGACGATCACGATTTGATCGATGTTGGCGGCGATAGGTTTTACGCCGTCGTAGAAATCGGGGCGCGTCAGTACCGACGTGCGTTCATGCACGGCTTCAACGATACCCTTGACGCTGGCGTTTTCGCCGGAGCGCCACACGACGCGGTCTCCGGTCACCAGCGAACGGATGGTCCGACGGATGTTGCAGCGATGCTGGCTGCCGTCGGTAGCTTCAACGTCAGCGTGCATCCCGAAACGGCTGATCACGATACCTTCCTGTGGTTCGCCGTGCAGGGAGTCGTCCAGCTCTTTCCGCTTGTCCGTCTTGGTCAGACGACGTTCGTGGTTGGCGTTAACGCGACGTTGTTGCCCTTTTGACAGTTTTATCTTAGTCACTGCGCCTCACTTGACTGGCTTTAATCGCTCGTTGCGACCAAAACGACTATGATACCAGCTATTTCGTATTAATTAACCGTTGTGGGACTTTTCATAACTGGAGCCTGTATGTCTGTAAGTGATAACAACCTCATCTGGATCGATCTGGAAATGACCGGCCTCAATCCCGAGCGCGACCGAATCATTGAAATCGCTACCTTAGTTACCGACGCCAATCTGAACATTCTGGCGGAAGGGCCGGTCATGGCGGTGCATCAGTCCGATGCGCAGCTGGCGCTGATGGACGACTGGAATGTAAACACGCACACCGGAAGCGGGCTGGTGGACCGCGTCAAGGCCAGTATGCTCGATGAAAACGCCGCGCAGCAGAAAACCCTCGAGTTCCTGAAAAAGTGGGTACCGGCAGGCAAATCGCCCATCTGTGGTAACAGCATTGGGCAGGATCGCCGTTTTCTGTTTAAGTATATGCCGGAGCTGGAAGCCTACTTCCACTATCGCTATCTGGATGTCAGTACGCTGAAAGAACTGGCTCGCCGCTGGAAACCCGAAGTGCTCGACGGCTTTACCAAGCAGGGCACACATCAGGCCATGGATGACATTCGCGAGTCGGTGGCCGAATTAGCCTATTACCGCGAACATTTTATTAAATTGTGATGTCGGGCTAAAATATTTCAGGCGGTGAAATCGGGCGGCAAACGCCCCTTTTTGCCGTCGGATTGCTGGTTAAATGTGCGCTTTGCTCTTTTAATCGGCACTTGAACGAAATATTGAATAAAAACGGTTTTTTTGTGAAAGGGGGCTTGCGGCGTTAAAGATTTCTCGTATAATGCGCACCCCGTACCGATGAAGAATTCGTTTAGATGATTTCGTCGATATGCAGAGCGGGAATAGCTCAGTTGGTAGAGCACGACCTTGCCAAGGTCGGGGTCGCGAGTTCGAGTCTCGTTTCCCGCTCCAAATTTAGTACAGGTTTTACAGTAAGTTATAAAGCACCACCATGCGACGCGGGAATAGCTCAGTTGGTAGAGCACGACCTTGCCAAGGTCGGGGTCGCGAGTTCGAGTCTCGTTTCCCGCTCCAAACTTTTCAAATGTTGTATTTGTCGTAGAGCAAGTGACTCTTCATACGAAGAGGGCTTACGAAACGAATTTACAACCGCAGCAAGATTTACACCTCTTTGCGGGAATAGCTCAGTTGGTAGAGCACGACCTTGCCAAGGTCGGGGTCGCGAGTTCGAGTCTCGTTTCCCGCTCCAAATTTTATCTTCCAAACACAACGCCAGTCACCACGCGCTTTGCGTGTCATTTTCGTCGTTTTTTCCTCGTGGAAAACATGGCCTGAATTATTTTTGTGAACAGAGTTATCCACAGATTCTGTACAAATTCTGCACTGCTTTTTATTTGATCAGCCAATATTGTTAAAAAATAACTCTTTGAATTTTAACAAATAATTAAAAACTGAAAACGCTATAGCGATCTCTTGCTCTTTTTTTGCAGTTGATCGGCAAAGCCTTTTTATTTTTATGCACAGAAGCATATTTTCAGGGATGACCAAAATTCCCCTTTTCAGGCGTCGCGCGGCAAACCTTTTTCCACAGCCCGAATCAGCCTTTTCTTCTGTGAAGACTGCACTTCAATCTGATGTTCACTTCTTCTGACTAGCTGTTGTGCTATTGACCACTCAATATGCTCGTCCAACATACTGTTTTCTCCTTTTCGGCTCTCGAGTGCCAGCACGATATTTTCGTGATAGGGCGCATTGCCGAGTGCTACGGAGATATTGCGCAGCCAGCGCAGATGGCCGATACGGCGGATAGGCGAAACCTTCGGTGATGCGCAGAAACTTCTCTTCCTTCCAGCCAAACAATTCAATGAGTTCGGGAGCATGCAAGGCGGCGCGCGGGCTGAAATCGTCTTCGTCCGTCAGCTGTGAATAACGGT
It encodes:
- a CDS encoding autotransporter domain-containing protein codes for the protein MHNGMRLSTLTRCILLATSSFMAAGQASAATPVVKDISRQVSDLTLNNSANNRNENWNMAHLNGNAAVVAHAAANHNVYFSGPTRDANDRQELIVAGTQLGDHYINLSTGGAASVYLLPGSKTDMIEAGDRGKKTDITVVLDNAMLNGQQNGLKYDDKPVNAVVKNKDYMQGSAIWQDPEDNGELIVSATHKSIINGSIDASGTGNKNILLDDSLLTNGTINLHGNAINSIALKNSQLDPYLNLSSADYTLSNDAIYAFGAKENHVSLDNSVVLGDITLDSTGDTDLFIAHKSLYVGDIFINAGGKAAVDISDSQQDGVIKVMGAKGASIFVTHNATYYGRIYFGSGKNLLTVSDNSGVYADVMADTGSQTDMVIGDNSTYWGKISGVQNLSIGDKGQVVTSEPKDMHIAMNGNSALVTTHLNHSVLGMNTSDRLVATKVSGANALTVTRLSKDTTTGNHALTQLTMTKGATVKTAFGNGQQAVSARSGAYNDRLALSTLDTTAKSKGAAAQQELILSVKRTELASDVKSAIAGLDGAKASAAAVTDSIANRLNVLNAGNLFYGVREGASLWGDYLYQDANLKGNTDAHSTLQGLNSGADWTWKLGNGSSVTTGLAIGQVKNKLTHVSIAGDFNNHVTGNFYSLYGGWQQALQNRTWSLFTNANLSYGQLRYSASSNNVGDSTTGLKEHLNSGYKGNVLRAELRSGVNILLSQTVSVQPYALLGMDKATADAFANSHVKFARNHSGSSYAGIGTRLTGKVEVKSIKLMPWADVSYTQEFHDNTAIKATSADKNGDYQLNAGKIRKVMTMGAGLNAAVTHNLNLNSGVYTHAGDIRNDVSVRLGVNYSF
- the epmA gene encoding elongation factor P--(R)-beta-lysine ligase, whose translation is MSETASWQPSASIANLLKRAAILAEIRRFFSDRGVLEVETPTMSQATITDIHLFPFETRFVGPGAAEGMTLYMMTSPEYHMKRLLAAGSGPIFQMGRSFRNEEAGRYHNPEFTMLEWYRPRYDMYRLMNEMDDLLQQILDCDTAETVSYQQIFIRHLEVDPLSADKAQLREAAAKLDLSNIADEEEDRDTLLQLLFAMGVEPHIGRDKPTFVYHFPATQASLAEISTEDHRVAERFEVYYKGVELANGFRELTDGREQRQRFEQDNRKRAARGLPQHPIDQNLLAALEHGMPECSGVALGVDRLVMIALGAESLSDVLAFPVTRA
- a CDS encoding entericidin A/B family lipoprotein, with amino-acid sequence MLNKMLLIVVSVLALAILSGCNTVHGFGEDIQHLGGAISRVG
- a CDS encoding entericidin A/B family lipoprotein, whose amino-acid sequence is MLKKSILTLVSVVVLSSLLSACNTTRGVGEDVSSGGNAIQRAAQ
- the blc gene encoding outer membrane lipoprotein Blc; protein product: MRILSKMGVFISALLSVGCAVTPPDNVKVVNNFELNRYLGSWYEIARLDHGFESGLEQVTANYSLRDDGGVKVINRGFNPQKNKWQQSEGKGYFTGPTSRAALKVSFFGPFYGGYNVIVLDKDYQYALVCGPDKSYLWILSRAPKLDEGVKQQLLETAQGYGFDINKLVWVNQSKAVQ
- the mscM gene encoding miniconductance mechanosensitive channel MscM, with the protein product MRLIPSLLVSLLLALPLCANAALSEDQLQQELKQAEANKESANQAQIVESLQNAINWLSESRASLARSGQYQTVIDDFPRLTQSLRQELKAQSDKPLPVDETLSSTELDQQILQVSSQLLEEARQLRQEQDRSRDISDSLSQLPQQQSEARNALADVDQRLQSFSNNNSALAQAKLKALQAESTARKARVDELELAQLSASNRQELSRIRAELYKTRHDRLDEQLQTLRNNLNSQRQKEAETALEKTEQLAEQSGEQPKSITEQLQANRELSLALNQQAQRMDLISSQQRQAAAQTLQVRQALSTIREQAQWLDASPLLGETLRAQVAKLPEMPKPQQLDSEMGQLRVQRLHYEDLLGKQQQYRQGRQDDGQPLSTAQQRILQAQLRTQADLLNSLLSGCDSQILELTKLKVANTQLVDALKDITDAAHRYLFWVADVSPLSFNYPLQTMHDLNRLLSLDTLSQLGKASVMMVTSKETLMPLFGALILVIVSVSSRRHYYNFLDRASSRVGKVTQDHFSLTARTVFWSILVALPLPVLWAALGYGLQSAWPFPIAVAIGDGVTATLPVLWLFMISHYLAHPKGLFITHFNWPQRRVSRALRYYQLSIWLIVPLIMALITFDNLNDREFSNTLGRLCFIVLCVLLSLVTQSLKRAGIPLYLDKQGNGENMLNSTLWWMMLSAPLIAAFASMLGYLATSQALLARLETSLAIWFLLLVVYHIIRRWMLIQRRKIAFERAKQRRAEIISQRVRGEEESTLASSNEGAVEIEEPVVDLDVISSQSLRLVRSLLAMVALVSVIFLWSEIHSAFSFLENIKLWDVSSTTQGVESMQPITLGHVLIAILVLIITTQLVRNLPALLELALLQHLDLTPGTGYAALTITKYAVLLIGGLTGFSMLGIEWGKLQWLVAAMGVGLGFGLQEIFANFISGLMILFEKPIRIGDTVTIRNLTGSVTKINTRATTIVDWDRKEIIVPNKAFITEQFINWSLSDSVTRVVLSVPAPIDANSEEVTSILTQAARKCSLVLDTPAPEAYLVDLQQGIQIFELRMHAAEMAHRMPLRHEIHQLILAGFREHGITLPFPPFQVRMETMNRAQNGNSATLSSGGPRNTGDL